In the genome of Flaviflexus ciconiae, one region contains:
- a CDS encoding single-stranded DNA-binding protein: MNEPTLTVTGNLTGDPELRYVASGIPVVNFTVAATPRTYNKQTQQWDDGEAMFIRCTAWREHAENIANSLSKGTRVLVTGRFSVRSYEHEGHKRTSLELQIDDIGPSLRYATTQVTRKSSQNQAQGAHAGQSGTSGIDAPLGGPQNDPWTTSNFDDTPPF, from the coding sequence ATGAATGAACCCACCCTGACCGTGACCGGTAATCTCACTGGTGACCCTGAACTGCGCTACGTTGCCTCGGGTATCCCGGTTGTGAACTTCACTGTCGCGGCCACGCCCAGGACGTACAACAAGCAAACCCAGCAGTGGGATGACGGCGAAGCGATGTTCATTCGTTGCACTGCCTGGCGCGAACACGCAGAGAACATTGCGAACAGTCTCAGCAAGGGCACTCGAGTTCTCGTCACAGGTCGCTTCTCAGTCCGTTCGTACGAGCACGAAGGCCATAAGCGCACCAGTCTCGAACTCCAAATCGACGACATCGGCCCATCCCTGCGCTACGCCACCACCCAGGTGACCCGCAAATCGTCACAAAACCAGGCCCAGGGCGCACACGCAGGGCAGTCTGGCACCTCGGGTATAGACGCACCCCTGGGAGGCCCCCAAAACGACCCCTGGACAACCAGCAACTTCGACGACACCCCACCCTTCTGA
- a CDS encoding helix-turn-helix domain-containing protein, with product MLYCPVCDLTRTPDEVEALTKWRAASADLSVRPREAAKLLGIPEQTVYAWVRRGLLNRRDGLVSLADVASVRKEEKND from the coding sequence ATGCTGTACTGCCCAGTCTGCGACCTCACACGCACCCCGGACGAAGTTGAAGCACTCACGAAGTGGAGAGCCGCGAGCGCTGACCTTAGTGTGCGGCCAAGGGAAGCAGCGAAGCTTTTAGGGATTCCAGAGCAGACGGTTTATGCGTGGGTCCGCCGCGGCCTGCTCAATCGCAGGGATGGGCTTGTGAGCCTGGCCGATGTCGCCAGCGTCAGGAAGGAGGAAAAGAATGACTGA
- a CDS encoding DUF3263 domain-containing protein yields the protein MTELNALEEQVLVFEETWDHSLAKPEAIRRQFGWSSFRYHLVLNRLLDSPAAILHHPVLVARLRSLRDSRQAERK from the coding sequence ATGACTGAACTGAACGCCCTCGAAGAACAGGTTCTCGTTTTCGAAGAAACCTGGGACCACTCCCTAGCGAAACCAGAAGCCATCCGCCGGCAGTTTGGCTGGTCCTCATTCCGCTATCATCTCGTCCTCAACCGGCTCCTCGATTCACCCGCCGCTATCCTCCACCACCCTGTCCTCGTCGCCAGACTCCGCAGCTTAAGAGACTCGCGACAAGCCGAACGAAAATGA
- a CDS encoding HNH endonuclease has translation MSDRIRNGTGHRAYRRKRTQLRNHYQRNGLTCDWCGKPFDWTIADYNHPEAFTVDHPNALANGGHLVKQDFVGMHRECNRLKGAMVVPVIRPAS, from the coding sequence GTGTCTGACAGGATCAGGAACGGTACAGGCCACCGAGCATACCGACGCAAGCGCACCCAGCTCCGCAACCACTACCAGCGCAACGGCCTAACCTGCGACTGGTGCGGGAAGCCGTTCGACTGGACCATCGCCGACTACAACCACCCCGAAGCCTTCACCGTTGACCACCCGAACGCTCTCGCCAACGGCGGGCACCTTGTCAAACAAGACTTCGTCGGCATGCATCGCGAATGCAACCGCCTCAAAGGCGCGATGGTGGTCCCGGTGATCCGTCCAGCGTCCTAA